The Chromatiales bacterium DNA segment CTGCGGTTCGATGTCCAGCCCGTGCGCGGCGATGCGTTCGCGCATCTCGCGCTCCAGCGCGCGCACCTGGTCGAGAATGTAGACGACTTGGCCGCCGGTGTCCGGCCGACCCAGCACGCCGGACTGCCCGAACCAACCATGCGGCGAGACGATTGCGACCGAAAAGATCATCGGTACGCGGGCCAGGAATCGCTCGAGTCCGTCGGGTGTCGGCGCCTCCAGCATCTCGAGCAACAGCTGCATGGTCTGACGCATGTCCGCCGCCGTGCGACCCCAGCCGGGCTCGAAACCAAGGCCGCGCAGCCGTGCGCCAAGCACGTGCCAGTCCGCGCCCGCGTCCTCGCCGGCCAGCCAGTCTTCCGCCGCGCGCAACGCTGCGCGAAGTTCACGCACGTTGTTGATGCTGTCGTTCAGCATCAGCTGCTGCTCGCGCCAGCGATGCACGCGCAGAAATTCCAGCAGGCCACCGTCGCCCTTGCCGAGTTCCTCGAACAGGCTCGATGACAGGCGCCGGTTCAGAAACTCCACGCCGCGCCCGATCGAGCGCGCCTCACGCATGCGCGGGAACGAACGCGCGAACGGTTCGAGGTCCACGGTCAGGGTCCATTCCGGGGGCTTTCCTGAGGCTACAAGCCGTTCCTTGAACGCCAGGAACTCGTCGACCGGCACGGCCGCGACACTGCCGGTGTCGGTCTCCACGCGCAGGTACATCCAGCGTGCGACCTTGGAGCGCAATGCGAAATACAGCCAGGTCTCGTGCAGCACGGCCTCCTGCGCCCAGCGCACGAGCTGCCCGAGCGGCGTGTCGACCAGTCGTTCGCACTGTGGCGACTCGCACACGCCGGCGAAACTGTCCTGCAGATCCGAACGCAGGAACAGCGCACGGTCGCGACTGCGCAGCTCGTGCCAGAAACGGTGCGCAAGCTGCGGCTCGGTCTGTAAAAAGTCGTGCAGTTCGCGATCGATCGATTCGCGCAGGCTCATGAATCACCCCAGGCTTCAAGAAACGGTTGGTAGAAGCGGCGCTCGCTGGTCGTTGCGCCACGCAGGCCGACGACGGCCGAGGCAAACCCCTGCGCGCGCTCGAGCGTTCGCTCCAGCGGCCAGTCGCGTGCCAGCCCGAGCAGGAGAACGGCCGCAAACGCATCGCCGGCACCAACGGTATCGACCACGGCACCGGTGGATGCGGGCGCGATGCCGACGCTGTCACCGCCGGCGCTGAACGCGACCGCGCCACGCTCGCCCTGCGTCAGGTACAGACGTTCCAGCCCATGCCGCTCGATCAGATGCCGGGCGCGACGTGCCGTGCCGTCGTGATCCGGCGCAAGCAGGGCCAGTTCGTCTTCGTTGAGCTTGCCCCAGCGCGCGGCATGCAGGGCCGCGTGTACGGATTCGCCGGTCCACCACGGTGCGCGCAGGTTGACGTCGACGAAACGGCCCGGCCCGTTGGCAGCCAGCGCGGCGAGCGCCGCCCGATTCCCGACATCGCGCAGCGCGAGTGTGCCGTGGTAGAGAATCGCGTCCGCAGCGGTTGCCGCGAGCCCCCGCGCATGGATCGCGTCCCAGGCGCGGTCCCCGACGATCTCGTATTGCGGCTGCCCGTCAACGATCCGCACATCGACCACGCCGGTTGCACGATCGGGGTCGACCTGCAGGCCGGTGTCGTCGAGTCCCCACTCGCGCATGCGCATGCGGATCTCGCGGCCGAGGTCGTCATCGCCCACGCGCGACACAAACGCCGGCTGCGCACCGAACGCCGCGAGATGCCAGGCGAGATTGAACGGCGCGCCACCGAGCACGGCGCGGCCGTCCTCGAATCGGTCGAACAGGACCTCGCCAAATACACACAGCGTCCGTTCAGTCGGCATCCGCTGAACCCTCGCATGCCTCGATCATGTGCGGCATGAAGTGTGCGATGCCTTCCAGAATCCCGGCGCTGTAGTTGCCGTTCATCCGGCACCAGCCGCGCGCGAGATACAGCCGGTCGGGATGACCGTCTCGATGCGCGAGCGCTTGGGCTGCCTGGCGGATTTCGTCACTTGCATTGGCGACCAGCACGGACGGCAGGCCGCTTGTTAGCACTTCCAGATCATTGCCGCTGTCACCGGCGAACAGCACTTCGGCCTCCCCGAATCCGGTGCGCGCACGCAGAAACTGAATTGCATGCAATTTGGATGCCCGCTCGGGAAGCACATCGAGCAGGCCGATACCGGCCGGTTCGTCGAGACTCCAGATCAGCCGCGAATGCAGGCCCGCGGCCTGCAGGCGTTGCCCGATTTCCGCTGCGATGGGTTCGCGCCGCAGTTTCGCCGGCACGTAATAGCTGAGTTTGTGGCGTCCCTGGCGCGCGCGCTCCTGCAGTCGCAACGACTTCGTGCCGGCCAGCACGGCGCGCACATCGTTGCCGGTGCGGCCGCTCCAGTCCTGGCCGATTTCCCGCTCCCAGTCTGGCCAGGGCTGCCAGCGGTCGTCGTGCCACGAAAAGATGCTCGTGCCGACGTCGGCGATGATGAACGCGGGCTTTGGCAGGCTGTAGGTTGCAATCGCGCGTTCCACGAGTTTCAGGTGCCGTCCCGAGACGTACACCAGTGTCACGTCCGCGCGTGCGGCACAACGTGCGAAGCTCTGCCGCGACTCGGGCGACTCCGGTGCGGGCCCGTTCGGGATCAGCGTGCGATCCAGATCGGTGCACAGCAGCATGCGCGCACTCATCCGGCGCGATCCGCTGCTTCTTCCGGCACGGTGCAGCTGCGAAAAAAGTCGTAGTGCTCGATCGCCTCGCAGATGCCGGCCGCAAACGGCCGCTCGGCGAAGTACACACGATCGATGTCGACCAGTCGCGACAATTCTTCGTGATGGCGGTTCTTCACCACCACGGCGAGCGTGTTGCCACGCATCATGTCTTCGTCCGCACCCGAGCCGCCGGCCACCAGCATGTGTTCGAGCGGTATCTCCCAGCGCGCCGCGAAATAGCGCAGCGCAAGACCCTTGGACGCTCGGATCGGCAGGATGTCCAGAAACTGTCCGAACGAGATGAACACGTTGACCGATTGCAGTTCCTGATGCAGCAGGGCGGTCAGTTCTTCGGCCGACGGCGCGCTGGCCGGGTCGATGTAATAGCTGATCTTGAACCGGTGCTGCTCGCCGCGCGGCTGTGGCTTGATGCCGGGCAGTC contains these protein-coding regions:
- a CDS encoding carbohydrate kinase, whose translation is MPTERTLCVFGEVLFDRFEDGRAVLGGAPFNLAWHLAAFGAQPAFVSRVGDDDLGREIRMRMREWGLDDTGLQVDPDRATGVVDVRIVDGQPQYEIVGDRAWDAIHARGLAATAADAILYHGTLALRDVGNRAALAALAANGPGRFVDVNLRAPWWTGESVHAALHAARWGKLNEDELALLAPDHDGTARRARHLIERHGLERLYLTQGERGAVAFSAGGDSVGIAPASTGAVVDTVGAGDAFAAVLLLGLARDWPLERTLERAQGFASAVVGLRGATTSERRFYQPFLEAWGDS
- a CDS encoding HAD-IIB family hydrolase, encoding MSARMLLCTDLDRTLIPNGPAPESPESRQSFARCAARADVTLVYVSGRHLKLVERAIATYSLPKPAFIIADVGTSIFSWHDDRWQPWPDWEREIGQDWSGRTGNDVRAVLAGTKSLRLQERARQGRHKLSYYVPAKLRREPIAAEIGQRLQAAGLHSRLIWSLDEPAGIGLLDVLPERASKLHAIQFLRARTGFGEAEVLFAGDSGNDLEVLTSGLPSVLVANASDEIRQAAQALAHRDGHPDRLYLARGWCRMNGNYSAGILEGIAHFMPHMIEACEGSADAD